In Brassica napus cultivar Da-Ae chromosome C2, Da-Ae, whole genome shotgun sequence, the sequence CGCCGCCGGGTTTCAACACTCTCACCGCTTCTCCTAGCACTCTCGTCCTCTCTGCCGCCGCCTCCACCGTTTTCTGACCGTATTCTTTCCCAACTGTGTGGAGAAACACGGCGGAGACCACCACGTCGAAGTAGTTGTCACCGAACGGAAGCCGTCTTACGTCTCCTTGACGGCAAGTCACGTACTCTTGCACTCCTATATGTTACATTCTCCACAACATAAGGTTATCGATTTactaatcaaaataataaacgcgttttaatttaaaaaacatagtggataataatataaaaatttgtatgaaaataacaacaaaaacagTATATGTTTTCTGACCCGAAAAAACAACATAtgttctttaaaaaaacaatatacgtttaaacagaaaaaaaaacaatatatgtaATGAAAACTAATAGTAGTGGTTGGTCAACGAGAAAAGTATACGAAACGTAAAATTAGTCAAAAAGTCAACGGAATTAATAACTCAAGAGTCAAGACGCGCACCTTCCATGTGAGCCGTGCGGAGAGTAGAGAGAGTTGTCGACATGGATCGGTCTAACCCGACGACCCGACCCGAACTACCGGTTTTCTTAAGCTGCGTCGCCACCGCATTCAGCAAGACCCCTCGACCGCAGCCGAGATCAAGCGCCGTCTTCACGCTCGACCAATCTACCACCGATCCAACCATCCTCTGCGCCATCTCGTACCGTAGAGGCACCGCGGAGTAGAAAAAGTTCGCCGCCGCGAAGAACAAACAGACGGCGGAGAGCGCCGTTACGGCTCCGAAGAAACCTGCGGCGAATCTAGCCGCGGCGGGGGAGGAGCTGGAGAAGAGGAAGGACTCGAGGAAGTGGCAGATGGGGTGGAAgtagaggaagaagacggtGGAGAGTAGAGAGAAAGCAATGGCgttgaggaggaggaagaagagagtgtGTTTCTGCTCGATCCCGTAGATGGCGTAGATCTGAGCCCAATCTCTCGTCCCGCTCGTCTTCCCCATTATAGATCAAAtcttggagaaagaagaagaagaagaagaagaagaaacagagacgGTTACAAAAGTATGTTTCACACGAGAAAGAGAGGAACCCTTCTCTGACACAATTCAGACCGTCTGTTATTTTTTATgacagttatatatatatagaagatccACATGAAAAACATCCATCGCCATATAGGTATATAACATGACGTCTactttttatatgtatatatttgtttttgtgttcAACAGTCAAACACAAACGTGAGATGAACAACTGTTTAGtagtattattatatttttaatgtctaAACCGTTCCTTTatgatttatttgtatttatcatttaaatcattaatgGCATTTTATCTGAATTTAGGCTGTTTGTTCGGTGAGTGACCACTCGTTcgtgtttttatttctttcctaacaagttttaaatttgaatttaaacttcTTTGTTCGGTGACTTGTCACTCTGAAGAGTGAAGACTTTAgtaattttttcatatatgtgaAATTGATATATGATTATTTCATGAGTTATTCTTCGGTGGATCTCTAGGTTCACCAGctaataggatttcattatttcaaattcgatatttaaaaaaaaaacaaaatattatcaagttatattatgtttttaaaataaaaaagtgaaaaaaatagcagctacagaaataaaaataaaaataaaaaattaacgtcgtcagcaaaacactaaaccctaaatcctaatccctaaaccctaaatcctaacaagttttaaatttgaatttaaacttcTTTGTTCGGTGACTTGTCACTCTGAAGAGTGAagagtttagaaattttttcatatatggGAAATTGATATATGATTATTTCATGAGTTATTCTTCGGTGGACCTCTAGGTTCACCGGctaataggatttcattatttcaaattcgatatttaaaaaaaaaaaacaaaatattatcaagttatattatatttttaaaataaaaaagtgaaaaaaatagcagctacagaaataaaaattaaaaaaaaaatttaacgtcgtcagcaaaacactaaaccctaaatcctaatccctaaaccctaaatcctaaatcctaaacccttgggtaaaccctaaacccttgggtaaactctaaacccttgggtaaatcctaaactctaaataaaaacactaaaccctaaaactctaaaccctaaatcctaaaccttaaacccttgagtgttttagtgtttagtgattttaatttagagtttaagatttatcctagagtttaagatttatcctagagtttaaggtttacccaagggtttagggtttatgatttagggtttagggattaggatttagggtttaatgttttgctgatgacgttaaaaatattttttttttgtaattactactattttttatttatttctttttaccttttaattttaaaaagataatataaattgacaatattttgttttttttttttaaaaatatcgaatatgaaataacacaattctATTgatagggggtgaacccaagaataagtcttaTTTCATGCCTTagcttttaaaactcttttcttttattttcttttttttgtttgttcatgcCTTTTAAACAATACTATATTTGGATCCCCGCAAGATTTTTATGtttgtcaaaaatatattaactatttacagGAGAAGGTAtacatgttatatatttttacttttcaatatacattttatatttttgccaACAAATAAATAGAAAGCATATATCgatgtaattattttaattgttttgatttatattgtaatattattttatctttcaACCATCACTTGCtcattattttaaactaaattatttaaattagatgaaattaatattttcatatttattttggacATGCGGTTTCGACAATGAATTTTGGTGACTCGAATATAAAACCGGTTTAGATATAACTGTTAATTAAATTTCTGTTAAGgtctaaaaaaattgttgtcAGTCCGTGATATGGTTAATCtggcaaaaaataataaaaactcctatagtattttaaaattttgaattgaaCTTTTGATTCTTTTATCAAATAAGGAAATAAGGAAAATTACTGAAAGTGAATCTATTAAATGCCAAAAAGTCTTTTacataatatatgatttagttTATTGTAATCCTGGATAAAGATCTATTATTAATGGAGTTGAGGTTTAGATCAAATTCGAATTATTACCATTTAGCATATACTAATTTGTCTATTTTAGGTTTTGAGTGATATCATTTTACagaatattttgtttgtataacaattaaatatcaaattttcaaaattttattaaaaatgagaaatatttagaaagtttcaacattaaatggtttaaaaatcaatttaggtatgttttataattgacaaaattttaataaatactaAAGGATGTGATTATGTAGTTTTTCAGGGGCATTAGaatgtaattaaatattattttgaggttaaatttatatttgtatttcagttttaatagtatagatttcgCATATAATCATTAATATTTCGTTTAATCTTTACTTGTGTTATCCTCTTTCTCTAATGTTTATTTCTATTCTGTGACAAACTTATAATCTCTGTCCATACCTGAACTGAATTAAATTAGTTTATCTAAAACTCcttaaaaattgatttgatcAGAGTCAAGaaaagaattttaattttaacattgGCAGACATGAAGCCTGATCGTTTTTGACTTTTTTCCTTCTATTTTAtagtaagaaaattaattgaatattatttcaaatgaaaaaagttattaaaaagaGGAAATGTCATATGCATCTAGCTATGGTGCAATACGAATACAATTTTATAACATAGAGTTTTCACCCAACTATCACTATTTTTTGGGGGGCAACCAGCCAACCACCCAAACTATCACACTATAAAACCTCCAAATATCACACAAGTTTTACCTATGTgattaaaatgtaatattaGGAACCAATATCCTTCACTAGAAATGAAAAAAGGGAGAGTTGAATTTGTGGTGCCAGTGAACGGAGTAGGCACATGCTAAGGTCTCTCATGTGTCGAAATCTGACTTCGACCCTTGATTAGGCACGTGGAATTTATCATCACTCCTTTAGGCTCATCAGAAAATTAActtaaaatacttttttcttttgataaggCATGAACTTAAAATTTCTGTAATATATTCCTGGaagaaatatgaaatttatagaTGAGGAAAGTTTGTCTAATAATTTAATGAAGTATGGCTAGTTCAGTTAGAAAACATCTATCAATTtctgaatttaaatattatgctTTCATGTGGTGAAGGGTTCATACATATGTTATTAGTTGGATGTTCTAAAATCTGAGGGACACATGTCACAATTGTTTATATTATCAGTTTGAATATGAATATGAACATGTATATGGTGAGATACGTCCAACTATTTTTTAGTAAGTAAATGTATATCCATTGATATGTACGAAATCACATGCTGCAACTTATATTATCATGGTTGATTGGTTTCTCTACCAGCAAATTAAATTTCTACAGTCGACAAGCTAGTTTCCAAGATCTTAAATAGTGAGAGATCGAGACCAGTTTGTAgttgtctttttagttttacaAACGGTATCTTTTGTATTTTCTGGGAAGTGCCGTGTCTGTGGCTagtaacttttaatattttgttatgtttACTACAAGAGCAAAAGAGAATAATTTGGCAGACAAATAATCGTACAcaaattatactattttaaaatcaaCCTACAGGTAAACTGTATATGAAACTATTATGTATATCAAGTACTTCTGTCAGTTCTGTATGATAGTATCTTACcaatattttgtaacatttttataGTTGTAGCTATGTATTGATATCATTTAGCAAATtaagttctttttttgtcatctgatGGATTTATAAAGAATCATAAAGAAAGAATTGAATTAATCAGAAAGAGATGTTTATCAGCTAACCATCCATGATCCATGCATCATTACTGACACTTTGGCCCTCCTCTATTATTAATAGAATTGAATTATCAGAATAATTGTGTACTTGCAAAAGTAAAGATGAAGACACAACTGTGACTAATAATGTGTGAGAAAAGCTTGTCCAAGGTTGGATTTTGATGgattttaaagagtaaaatCTTCTAAATAGAATCAAATCCAAGCAATTGTCGGCAGAATCCATTTTTTACTTTTGACCTTTAGACTAGTACATATACAATTTATAACCTAGAAGCTACTTCTCTTAGGGTGCCAAACATGTCGGCTTAACCATCTTTAAGCGTTTTAGTTTGGTCTGATTGGATATATTTATTCCAAtgaaaaaagtaaacaaaacagaGATATGGTTCCAACAAAAATTTGACGATAAGACAATAGAAAAATGGCGACCCAATACAAAAACGGTTGAGACGGCCTAATAAATACAATCTATTAGCCCAAAACAGACCACTACCCTATATTTTTGGGCCAACAAAATTGGATTTGCTAGTTGATAATAAACGAAACAACCGCAATTCTCGTTGAATATTGATATAGTTTCGAGATGGCAGGTTTATTCGTCCACTACCGCGGATTCGTTTTCGAGCAGGTCAGTCCGCGCGGACCACGGTATCAGGAATGGCTATCCAAACCCTCTCTACAATGTATGTAGGTTTTCGCGAATCGACCCGTAGAACCTGCGATTATACTGCTTCGTGACTGATGCGCCTCAGATCATACAACCCACGTCCTGCTCCTTACCGTCATGGACCAggctggttcggatgaacctggacagtaaGCAAAGGGTCATCTTCACCAGATCGCATGGGAAAAATGGAGTTTTTGACTATCTTTAATACCAGATCGCATGAGAAATAGAATCTTTGACTATCTTTAATATTTTCAGTCAATCTTTATATTTCCTAGGCATGTTTTTCCTCAATATCTTTATGTCTTTTTTTGACTCAttctagtataaatatgtaacacATGTCATggaataaaataatgatttttccttcttttgagtttatactctttgttctttgcttagaacatttttagttttcttGGTGTAGTTAGCTCCAAGTTAAACGCCTCTttcttgttggaccggtgcATCACATCCGGCAACATATCGAGTTTTGCTTCATTGTCAGacctgtgagtcatatcaaaCGACAATCAAGCACcctggtagtatcattgggccatccgcAACCCTTTGTGTCACCATACATCCCATCAGTTCTCCTTCCTTCGGATCGAGTCCATATCTTCCCTTACCGGCTGAGTGTTCGTTTCTTAGGGCacatcaagtggtatcagagccactcaaccGGTACTATCTATTCATCTTCTCATCTATCCATCTATCCATCTATCCTTCATCTTTTCAACAAAATGTCATTCAAGAGGCAGAATGATACAATCACTGTTCAAGAATTCATAAGTAAATTTAAGCAGATGATCGAAGCTAAGTTTGTTCCGATCCACAAAAGAATTGATCAGTTGGAGACACGACAAAAGCGATCTGTGCCTAGCCATGAAAAACCAGAATCAAGGAGGCTAGCAGCGGAAGACTGGTTTGTAGATCCGGAAAACCAGGCTCAAGGTTCACTTCTTGTCACTAGGAGACCATTGAGATATGATCTTGGTccaatctttgatgaggaggaagagCAATTTGATAATCTGACGCAAGATTCACTTATTGTCACTAGGAGACCATTGAGCTATGATCTTGGTccaatctttgatgaggaggcaCAACCAGAAAAAAATGAGCAATCAGATCCTAAGGAGACTAAAGAAGCTGCAAAAGAAGAACTGTTTCAGATTTCAACCATAACCCATTTCGATGATATTTTCAAAAGGTATTCTTATTATTCACGACCTGATCCATACATCCTTTGTTTTGAGACACTGAAGGAAGTAGAATATGGGGAGAAGAAGCTTTGGGCATCTCTGGGTAAATCAAACATGGAAGAGGGAAGGGTTGTGAGTTCGGTTCTTAACTCACAAGTGCAATCAAAGATAATTGAAGCTGTGGATTTTGTCTTTGGAGAATCAGCTTTCTGGAATCCAGCCGCCAAAGCAAAGGCTCTGTTGTTTGAAGAATTGAAGCCATATATCGGAACAAAATCTCAGTGTAAGTTTCTAGATGTTGGTTGCAGCAAAAATGTCAGGGATGACTGCATTATTTGGAGGAGAGTCAGATttgtggacaaatccttttgaagaggaaGAAAATGATGCGCCTCAGATCGTACAACCCAcgtcctgctccttaccgccATGGACCAgactggttcggatgaacctggacagtagGCAAAGTGTCATCTTGACCAGATCGCATGGGAAAAATGGAGTCTTTGACTATCTTTAATACCAGATCGCATGGGAAATATAGTCTTTGACTATCTTTAATATTTGCAGTCAATCTTTGTATTTCCTAAGCATATTTTTCCTCAATATCTTTATGTCTTTCTCTGACTCAttctagtataaatatgtaacacATCTCATAGAATAAAATAATCGATTTTCCCTTCTTCTTTTGAGTTTatactctttgttctttgcttagaacatttttagttttcttGGTGTAGTTAAATCCAAGTTAAACGCTTCTttcttgttggaccggtgcgtcacatctgGCAACAGATCGAGTTTTGCTTCCTTGTCAGACCTATGAGTCATATCAGGCGACAATCAAGCACcctggtagtatcattgggccatccgcAACCCTTTGTGTCACCATACATCCCATTAGTTCTCCTTCCTTTCGGATCGAGTCCATATCTTTCCTTACCGGctgagtgttcgttccttagggcGGAGCATCAGTGACGCTTCAAGACGTGATCCAGGTCGTTTCAGAATGCTTCAGGACGCTTTAAGACGCTTCAGGATATGAGTCAAGTCGTGGATTGACAATATTCATCAATCAGTGTTTTACgtatttgttattcaaaaaactTGTTTAGTTATTTAACTTACTTTTGTCGCACTCCATACATATTAACATAACcaacttatataattttatgaatccAAAAACTATAACTCATAAGTTAAAAACCATTCTTTAGTTTGATGAATCCGTCGCCAAAGCTGGATTTTCTTCTTCGGCGGAAAGTGAGTTCGCAAACTTCTTCTGGTGGCTCGAAAAAGCTCCACTGGTGCAGACCGAAGACGAAGATACCGGAAGCATCATCGACCCTCAACCCGCCGTCACCGGAGCTCCATAGATTGTCGGCGAAGATCTAACGTTGAATCGCCTTCTTTGCTATCTCTCTCGTTTTTTCAGGTGAAGATAGAAATGAAGATTAAAGTTTTGCGGATATTTTGAATCCCGCAAATCAACTTGTGGCCCATCCCGCATTCAGTCCATTCCCGCATAGTACCATCCCGCAAGGCCCGCAATTTTTTGGGCCTACCAAATACCGGTCTAAACCCGCTTTGCATCAAGCTTTTACGGGCCAGACCCGCAGTCCAGTTCCAACTTTGCCATCtctaatatagttttaaaatcagACACGGAATGAAATCCAATTTTCTTTTCGTGCAAATATTCGATAATATTCggtatacaaatatttttatgtacactattatttattttgaattttttacatattataaaataataaatatatattaacaggACAATTTTTTGGACTTTATGCCGGCTCAAACCTGCCGCACAGCAATCCCTAACAGACCAGGCCCGCGGTGATAAAATAGGtgttattaaaatcataaattatattatataattacaaataatacattgtattgtttgttttatatttacaatagagttatttctattttttatgatgTTTAATAAAATCTGAAACACATGTAAGTTGTATGATACATCTcatgttcataaaaaaaaaagtaaaaaggaTACGAAAGtcatattaaaatgaaatataaaaacagtGAATAAACTATCTttaatttcacaaaaaaaatgaaagtataaaaatataaacaagat encodes:
- the LOC111202876 gene encoding uncharacterized protein LOC111202876 → MGKTSGTRDWAQIYAIYGIEQKHTLFFLLLNAIAFSLLSTVFFLYFHPICHFLESFLFSSSSPAAARFAAGFFGAVTALSAVCLFFAAANFFYSAVPLRYEMAQRMVGSVVDWSSVKTALDLGCGRGVLLNAVATQLKKTGSSGRVVGLDRSMSTTLSTLRTAHMEGVQEYVTCRQGDVRRLPFGDNYFDVVVSAVFLHTVGKEYGQKTVEAAAERTRVLGEAVRVLKPGGEGVLWDLVHVPEYVRRLQELRMEEIRVSKRVTAFMVKSHMVSFKKPSQHFVGPGEVRLDWRC